From Clarias gariepinus isolate MV-2021 ecotype Netherlands chromosome 1, CGAR_prim_01v2, whole genome shotgun sequence:
TCATTACTAGCTCCTGATGCAGCTCCACATCACTGTGCACTGTgaataaggaaataaaatgttatttgatctcagtaaacataaaaaaatatgtacatacaaAAATAACAAGTGTAAAGAAAAGCCATTATAAGATACGTCAGTAAACCTTCATAAGGGAGGTTCATATAAATTAGGACTTGACATGTACCTGCATGgattagaaaaataattaacaaacacaactgcagtgAGAGCTTCATGGTAAGTGTGATGGGTAAGAAGTGTCTTGCAACTAAACTAGCAGATACTGTTTGCTCCTCCTTCTCTTTATCTGTTCTATGTCAAACTTTGAAAATAATAAGTTAGATGAGGAACTGTAACATCAAGCTGACAAGAACATGTTTTGTAGAACATGGATGGTCATACATCTGCATTTTGCCACCTCACCTTGCaggtctttttccttttttttgctctttttgtttttgcaccaCCTGAGGTTTTCTTTCACATAACCTAGGCCACCTACAAGACATTTATACTTGTGTTGGACACAAGTACATGTTAtacttgtttttgcttttatttttaataaaaaatattatattgtaaaatataagtGAACTCATTGTAAAATGTACCATATCATTGATGGTCCATGGAATATTTTATTAGCTAAACACGTAACAAATCAATCACTAATGACTttgattattttcataaaatttcttgtaaatgtacttgaaaaaagtattaaaacaatagtacaaaacaacaatatatgttaaaaaaatctaatacaaAATGTTTCCTAAATAGTATAGATAATCTAAAACAAACTTATAGTGATAGTCTATACGATTTTGTGTACATGTATAATTAATTTTCATACATTTTGaactctgtaaagctgctttgtgacaatgattaCTGTTGAAAGCACTAtacaacaaatttttttatataaatttaaattgaattgagtATAGATACACAAAATAGATACAATAGATTTAATAGTATCTGTATATAAAACATGcatgtttaaaatacaatttaagtaattataaactttaacataaaaaacaaggtaaaataaaaaggtACAAAAAAGTTATCTCAAGTAAATCCtctcattaaaaacaaagatagatagatagacagatagatagatagatagatagatagatagatagatagatagatagatagatacagtatttATGTTGATGACATTGATGTGTTGAGTTATTCTGTTTGGCTGATGGACTGATTAAAGAGCTTTGCCTCTAATTAGATTCATGTTAGCAGGATTTCTCTTGCACAGTAAGACAAAAACAGTGCAGAAGTACAGTAAATTTTTTACCAACAGTACTATATACGTCATGCTGAACAAATACAGACTGGGACTGGGATTAAACAAACCtgcagaaaagagaaaaaaaaaatctgttattaaaacattttttttttattgttattgcattaaattttatattcagTTGTCATGACCATTGTAAATATAGTTGGCtagtaaaatatgaaaacattATTTCAGGTAAAAATGCACTTAAATGATATTTGACTGATCTTAATTGCTTTACCAGAATCCATAAATTCTTCTTCCTCCATTTCTTCTGCTTTTGGAGGTGGGCAGGAAATAAATAAGCCCGgttttgattctgtaaataaTTAAGTGTGTAAGTTTTGTAGAtgtataaaataacattaagtaTTAAGCATATAACCACTAATATTTGTTAATCGTTATTATTGTCTAGATTAAGAGTGGAACATATTCCGAAGACACTAAAGATTAATACCTTTTGAAATGACTAATTCCTGCTCTTTAGCATTGTTGGTGTGTTGAACAGAGCAGATGAATTTATTGTTCATGGCTTTTTGCTGGTCGACAATGAGCATGCTGGTTATTCGGACTTCCGGGTCCTTGTCTCTCTGCTCCAGACGCTCTTCTGTGTTCAGGTCCATAGTTCTCCCATCTTGATCTattgttttccatttaaatcgCACCAGATCTGGGAACATTCCTTTTGCCTGGCACAGCAGTACAGACTTTCCATTTGATTGTCTTGACACTGGGTACACTGACACTTGTGGCTCTTTGACTTGGTCCTTTCCAGGGTCTGTATTTTAATAAGAGAAGAactattttttatatgtatgttAGTAATTTGGGTAATCATAATGGTAACAAACTGGGGATTTTTTCTACTAAAAAGTAGATAATGAGATGGtaaacaaaaaactgaaaaaacacgcacacacacacacacatgcacacacacacactcggactacacgggccagccttcactcgccatttgcatcagtgagccttggccacccatgaccctgtcgccaattcaaaggttttccttctttggatcacttttggtacgtcctcatcactgcagaccagaaacatcccacaagagttGCAGTTTTAGAGTTGCTTCTAACCCtgttgtctagccatcacaatttggcccttcttACAGTATTAACATTTTCAATATCTTATTACAGTGGTGTCTGGAAGTGGAGGGGGGTGGGTGATTgggttatattatattatattatattatattatattatattatattatattatattatattatattatattatattatattatattataaaaagcaACACATCATGCAGCATTTAAAGAAATTCAAGGATAAATGaggaacaaattatttatatatttcagtctggaaagggttacaaagccatttctaaggatttgggactccagcgaatcacagtgagagccattatcctcAAATGGAAAAAACTTGGAAAAGTGGTGAATCTTTCCAAGAGGAACCTTCCCTGGCCTAACAAAATTGCTCTAAGAGCACAACAACAACTCCTGCAGTAGCTCTTAAAAAACCCCAGAGCAATATCTAAAGCATCACCTGCCTCAGCTAAGGTCAGTGTTCAAAAATAGcatccatgggagagttccaaggtggatgccactgctgaccaaaatgAACACAAAGGTTcttacatttgccaaaaaacataTAGATTAGATAAGAATgagaaaaaagtaatttaaaaaaagcatttttgtctataaaaaagattttttaacaattacaaAGAATTTTAGACTAACATCTCACATTCCAAAAAACAGAACTTGCCACACAACTTTCCACACAATATTCTTGTGAACTTATTAGGTAAAAATTATTGGAAAGACTGCATCTGCAGGCCAGACTGctttttacaacaacaacaacaacatttctCAGGCGTTTTAcaaaatttaagcaaaatatCTTATAAGAgtattcttataataaatattcacaAGAATATTTACATGCAGATGTGTATTTCTAAgtctaataaaaacatatctaTTTAGTCagacattatttaaaacattacttttttaaaaaattgtgtttt
This genomic window contains:
- the LOC128531527 gene encoding immunoglobulin mu heavy chain-like, with protein sequence MMFPVHSIPELPTHQIAAMYLSLQLCILMIFIIYSVHSDVELHQKVVITKAITKLAKIDCTFLSECRYYIHWYQKKEGEPFKRVQYVNIYDQTIRNEPGFETLKSEKIGNQVVLIILNLMKEHSATYYCACWVSGSTVYYYKVFGSGTQLIVTDPGKDQVKEPQVSVYPVSRQSNGKSVLLCQAKGMFPDLVRFKWKTIDQDGRTMDLNTEERLEQRDKDPEVRITSMLIVDQQKAMNNKFICSVQHTNNAKEQELVISKESKPGLFISCPPPKAEEMEEEEFMDSGLFNPSPSLYLFSMTYIVLLVKNLLYFCTVFVLLCKRNPANMNLIRGKAL